The following are from one region of the Segatella oris genome:
- a CDS encoding alpha-N-arabinofuranosidase produces MKRQLITITMLASAFNLTMSAQDAKISIHTNQVKNKINKEIYGQFAEHLGSCIYGGLWVGPESKIPNINGYRKDVLYALKNLKVPVLRWPGGCFADEYHWMDGIGPRNQRPKMQNNNWGGTIEDNSFGTHEFLNLCELLGAEPYISGNVGSGTVEELAKWVEYMTSDGDTPMANLRRKNGREKSWNVKYLGVGNESWGCGGNMRPEYYSDLYRRYSVYCRNYDKHQLYKIASGASDYDYNWTRVLMDNVGNRMNGLSLHYYTVTGWNGSKGSATKFSNEDYYWTIGKCLEIEDVIKKHSAIMDQKDPGKRIGLLVDEWGTWWDEEPGTVRGHLYQQNTMRDAFVAALSLNVFHRHADRVKMANIAQVVNVLQSMILTDTKDAGHMVLTPTYHVFRMYQPFQDAKALSLDVTCDSMKVRDNRTIPMISTSAAKTKEGYLVVSLANVSLDKAQEVEFTTDGMTAKTVKGEILTSKNIADYNDFNHPDTVKPVAFKDIKIKKNTIKAKIPAKSIVVLNIK; encoded by the coding sequence ATGAAAAGACAATTGATAACTATTACTATGCTAGCATCAGCATTTAATCTGACGATGTCGGCACAAGATGCAAAGATTAGCATTCATACTAATCAAGTCAAAAACAAGATTAACAAAGAAATCTACGGACAGTTTGCAGAGCATTTAGGGTCGTGCATCTATGGTGGTTTATGGGTGGGCCCTGAATCAAAAATTCCAAACATCAACGGCTATAGAAAAGACGTTCTCTATGCTTTAAAAAATTTAAAAGTACCGGTTTTAAGATGGCCGGGCGGCTGTTTTGCTGATGAATATCACTGGATGGATGGTATCGGCCCGCGTAATCAGCGCCCCAAGATGCAGAATAACAATTGGGGAGGAACCATTGAAGACAATTCCTTCGGTACGCACGAATTTCTCAATCTGTGCGAACTCTTGGGAGCCGAACCGTATATCAGTGGTAATGTCGGTTCTGGAACAGTGGAAGAACTTGCTAAATGGGTTGAGTATATGACCAGCGACGGCGATACACCAATGGCTAATCTACGCAGGAAAAACGGACGCGAGAAATCATGGAACGTGAAATATCTCGGTGTAGGAAACGAGAGCTGGGGCTGTGGTGGCAATATGCGTCCTGAGTACTACAGCGATCTCTACCGCCGTTATTCCGTCTATTGCCGCAACTATGACAAGCACCAACTCTATAAGATTGCTTCAGGAGCAAGCGACTATGATTACAACTGGACAAGAGTGCTGATGGACAATGTGGGCAATCGCATGAATGGATTATCTCTACACTACTATACCGTAACAGGTTGGAACGGCAGCAAGGGATCAGCTACGAAGTTCTCGAACGAAGATTACTACTGGACAATAGGTAAATGCCTCGAAATTGAGGATGTCATAAAAAAGCACAGTGCCATCATGGACCAAAAAGATCCGGGAAAGAGAATCGGTCTTCTTGTTGATGAATGGGGAACATGGTGGGACGAAGAACCCGGCACTGTCAGAGGACATCTTTATCAACAGAATACCATGCGCGATGCCTTTGTTGCAGCGCTGTCGCTCAATGTTTTCCACCGCCATGCTGATCGCGTGAAAATGGCTAACATAGCCCAAGTAGTCAATGTACTTCAAAGCATGATACTGACAGACACAAAAGATGCTGGCCACATGGTATTGACTCCTACATATCACGTATTTCGCATGTATCAACCGTTCCAGGATGCAAAAGCACTTTCATTGGATGTGACATGTGATTCCATGAAAGTAAGGGACAATCGAACCATTCCGATGATTTCGACAAGTGCCGCCAAAACAAAAGAAGGCTATCTTGTTGTTTCGTTGGCAAACGTCAGTCTTGACAAGGCACAGGAAGTTGAATTCACAACCGATGGAATGACTGCAAAAACCGTTAAGGGAGAAATCCTAACCAGTAAGAATATTGCAGACTATAATGATTTCAACCACCCGGACACCGTAAAGCCTGTAGCTTTCAAGGATATAAAAATAAAGAAAAATACGATAAAAGCTAAAATTCCCGCAAAGTCTATCGTCGTTTTAAATATTAAATAG
- a CDS encoding transketolase family protein, producing the protein MNDIKVMNHAADNIRILAAAMVEKANSGHPGGAMGGADFINVLFAEYLVYDPSDPTWTGRDRFFLDPGHMSPMLYAGLALRGYFTLDDLQQFRQWGSVTPGHPELDITRGIENSSGPLGQGHAMAAGAAIAEKFLEARLGKTMMQHKIYAYISDGGIQEEISQGVGRIAGNLGLNNLIMFYDSNDIQLSTECGVVMSEDTEMKYKAWGWNVLKINGNDVAEIRKALDIAQNEKERPTLIIGKTIMGKGALKEDGSNYEHNIKTHGAPLGGEAYINTIKNLGGDPDHAFAFFDDVKELYAKRTEELKKIVAERKSAEQEWRKANPEKAARMNEWFSGNAPKVDWSKVSQKEGSATRVASAACLSVLAEQVPNMICASADLSNSDKTDGFLKKTKSFVRGDFSGAFFQAGVAELTMADMCIGMMLHGGVVTAMGTFFVFSDYMKPAVRMAALMQVPVKFIWTHDAFRVGEDGPTHEPVEQEAQIRLMEKLKNHSGKDSVRVFRPADADETTVCWKLAMENTATPTALILSRQGIAKLPAGNDYEQAAKGAYIVEGSDENPDVILVASGSEVSTLVSGCEALRKEGIKVRIVSAPSEGLFRTQSKEYQEAILPYGIKKFGMTAGLPVTLEGLVGIGPNSKIFGLSSFGFSAPYKVLDEKLGYTGENVYKQVKAFLAE; encoded by the coding sequence ATGAACGATATTAAAGTTATGAACCATGCTGCAGACAATATCCGTATTCTTGCTGCAGCAATGGTAGAGAAGGCAAACTCCGGGCATCCTGGTGGTGCAATGGGCGGAGCTGATTTTATCAACGTGCTCTTTGCCGAATATTTAGTCTACGACCCATCAGATCCGACATGGACCGGTCGGGACCGCTTCTTCCTTGATCCGGGACATATGAGTCCTATGCTGTATGCAGGGTTAGCGCTTCGCGGTTATTTTACTCTTGATGATCTCCAGCAATTTCGGCAGTGGGGTTCTGTTACGCCTGGACACCCGGAACTCGATATTACACGTGGCATAGAGAACTCATCCGGGCCGCTTGGCCAGGGACATGCCATGGCTGCTGGTGCTGCGATAGCAGAGAAATTCCTTGAAGCGCGTCTTGGAAAGACCATGATGCAACATAAAATCTATGCATACATCAGTGACGGAGGAATACAGGAAGAAATCTCACAGGGTGTGGGACGTATTGCCGGTAACTTAGGCTTAAACAATCTCATCATGTTCTATGACTCCAACGACATCCAGCTTTCTACAGAATGTGGCGTTGTAATGTCCGAAGATACAGAGATGAAATACAAGGCTTGGGGCTGGAATGTTCTTAAGATTAATGGCAACGATGTAGCTGAAATTCGCAAAGCCTTAGATATTGCACAAAATGAAAAAGAGCGCCCTACCCTTATCATTGGTAAGACAATCATGGGCAAAGGTGCATTGAAAGAAGATGGCAGCAACTATGAACACAATATCAAGACACACGGTGCACCGCTCGGCGGAGAAGCTTATATCAATACTATTAAAAACTTAGGTGGTGATCCTGACCATGCATTTGCTTTCTTCGATGATGTTAAAGAGTTGTATGCAAAACGTACAGAAGAACTGAAAAAGATTGTTGCAGAACGTAAGAGTGCTGAACAAGAATGGCGCAAAGCTAATCCCGAGAAGGCAGCCCGAATGAACGAATGGTTCAGTGGCAATGCTCCCAAGGTAGATTGGAGCAAAGTAAGTCAAAAGGAAGGTTCTGCCACACGTGTCGCCAGTGCAGCTTGTCTAAGTGTCTTAGCCGAGCAGGTGCCTAATATGATTTGTGCTTCTGCCGACCTAAGCAATTCCGATAAGACTGACGGATTCCTTAAAAAGACCAAGAGCTTTGTTCGCGGCGACTTCAGCGGAGCTTTCTTCCAAGCCGGAGTTGCAGAGCTTACCATGGCCGACATGTGTATCGGTATGATGCTGCATGGTGGTGTTGTCACAGCAATGGGTACATTCTTCGTATTCTCTGACTACATGAAACCAGCAGTACGCATGGCAGCATTGATGCAGGTTCCTGTAAAGTTCATTTGGACACACGATGCATTCCGCGTAGGTGAAGATGGACCAACACACGAACCTGTTGAACAGGAAGCACAAATCCGACTAATGGAAAAACTGAAGAACCATTCAGGTAAGGATAGCGTACGCGTGTTCCGTCCTGCAGATGCTGATGAGACTACGGTTTGCTGGAAGTTGGCTATGGAAAACACGGCTACTCCTACAGCGCTGATACTCTCACGCCAAGGCATTGCCAAACTGCCTGCAGGAAACGATTACGAACAAGCTGCAAAGGGTGCTTATATTGTCGAGGGATCGGATGAAAACCCAGATGTAATTCTCGTGGCAAGTGGTTCCGAAGTTTCTACTTTGGTTTCCGGATGCGAAGCACTGCGCAAGGAAGGCATTAAAGTCCGCATTGTCAGTGCCCCCTCTGAAGGTTTGTTCCGCACACAGAGCAAGGAATACCAAGAAGCAATATTGCCTTATGGCATCAAGAAATTCGGTATGACGGCCGGCCTGCCGGTTACTCTTGAGGGACTTGTCGGTATTGGCCCCAACAGTAAAATCTTCGGTTTATCAAGCTTTGGCTTCTCTGCTCCTTACAAGGTGTTGGATGAGAAACTGGGATACACAGGTGAAAACGTCTACAAGCAGGTGAAAGCCTTCCTTGCAGAATAA
- the rpiB gene encoding ribose 5-phosphate isomerase B has protein sequence MEVKTVGLACDHAGFPLKQFVLEYLEKKGYQVKDFGTYSSESVDYPDFAHPLAEAVENGDVYPGIGICGSGEGMAITLNKHQGVRAGLAWNKDIAQLIRQHNDANVIVLPGRFIDNKTAEKILDAFFTATFEGGRHERRVKKIPLKE, from the coding sequence ATGGAAGTTAAAACAGTAGGTCTTGCCTGCGATCATGCAGGCTTTCCTTTGAAACAGTTTGTACTCGAGTATCTTGAAAAGAAAGGGTATCAAGTAAAAGACTTTGGCACATACAGTAGTGAGAGCGTTGATTATCCCGACTTTGCCCATCCATTAGCAGAGGCAGTAGAGAATGGCGACGTTTATCCCGGTATCGGCATATGTGGCAGCGGCGAAGGCATGGCCATTACGCTCAACAAACACCAGGGAGTGCGTGCAGGCCTTGCATGGAATAAAGACATTGCTCAATTGATCAGACAGCATAACGATGCCAATGTCATTGTTTTGCCCGGACGCTTCATTGACAACAAAACCGCAGAAAAAATTCTTGATGCATTCTTCACAGCCACGTTTGAAGGTGGTCGCCACGAGCGCCGAGTGAAGAAAATACCACTAAAAGAGTAA
- the pyk gene encoding pyruvate kinase — MKQTKIVASISDRRCDQDFIRKLFFAGMNVVRMNTAHATPEGIRTIVKNVRAVSPHIGIMIDTKGPEVRTTGVEIPLQYKAGDMVKVFGRPEMDSSHDIINVSYRDITKDVKVGDDLLFDDGELDMRVIENSGPMLVAQVQNDGVLGAHKSVNIPGEHIDLPALTEKDRRNILLAIELDIDFIAHSFVRNAADVKEVQDILDEHHSDIKIISKIENQEGVDNIDEIIDASYGVMIARGDLGIEVPIERIPGIQRNIIRKCVAKCKPVIVATQMLHTMINNPRPTRAEVTDIANAIYYRTDALMLSGETASGKYPLEAVQTMARIAEQAEKDNSRREEIEAPWSNGDLDQRAFLAHAAIDATRKLGVAGIITDSETGQTARNLAAFRGPVPVLAICYNEKTQRWLNLSYGVIPIYQHEEVSSQYMFFAALRMLRQKGYIKDEDKVAYLSGSFGEGGGTSFLEINKVGEVFNENYQFHLPETSGREIAKERKNKKEA; from the coding sequence ATGAAACAAACAAAAATAGTTGCCTCGATAAGTGATCGGAGATGTGATCAGGATTTTATTCGCAAGCTTTTCTTCGCAGGAATGAATGTGGTTCGAATGAATACCGCTCATGCAACGCCAGAGGGTATACGGACGATTGTAAAGAATGTGCGCGCTGTTTCGCCACATATCGGTATCATGATTGATACGAAAGGGCCGGAAGTTCGTACCACGGGAGTGGAAATTCCCTTGCAATATAAGGCCGGTGATATGGTGAAAGTATTCGGTCGTCCGGAGATGGACAGCTCGCATGATATCATCAATGTTTCTTATCGCGATATCACAAAGGATGTGAAAGTGGGTGATGATTTGCTGTTTGATGACGGCGAACTTGATATGCGCGTCATAGAGAATAGTGGCCCGATGCTGGTAGCACAGGTACAGAATGATGGCGTTCTGGGTGCTCACAAGAGTGTGAATATCCCGGGAGAACATATTGATTTGCCTGCACTTACAGAAAAAGATAGACGTAATATCTTGTTAGCCATAGAACTTGACATTGATTTCATTGCCCATTCTTTTGTCAGAAATGCTGCTGACGTGAAGGAAGTCCAGGATATCTTAGATGAGCATCACAGTGACATAAAGATTATCTCAAAGATTGAAAATCAAGAGGGTGTAGACAATATCGATGAGATTATAGATGCCTCATATGGTGTGATGATTGCGCGTGGTGACCTTGGTATTGAAGTCCCTATTGAGCGTATTCCTGGCATTCAGCGAAATATTATCCGCAAATGCGTGGCCAAGTGTAAGCCTGTTATTGTGGCAACACAAATGCTTCATACGATGATTAACAATCCTCGGCCAACGCGTGCAGAGGTAACGGATATAGCTAATGCAATCTATTATCGTACAGATGCCTTGATGTTGAGCGGCGAGACGGCCAGTGGCAAATATCCGCTTGAGGCTGTTCAGACCATGGCACGTATTGCAGAACAGGCAGAGAAGGACAATTCCCGACGGGAAGAAATAGAGGCTCCATGGTCAAATGGTGATTTGGATCAGCGTGCATTCTTAGCTCATGCAGCGATTGATGCTACCCGAAAGCTTGGGGTTGCGGGAATTATCACCGACAGTGAGACTGGTCAGACGGCACGCAATCTGGCGGCTTTCCGTGGGCCTGTACCTGTATTGGCTATATGTTATAATGAAAAGACGCAGCGCTGGCTGAACCTCAGCTATGGAGTTATCCCGATATATCAGCACGAAGAGGTCAGTTCTCAATACATGTTCTTTGCTGCTTTGCGCATGCTTCGGCAGAAAGGATATATCAAAGATGAGGATAAGGTTGCCTATCTGAGCGGCAGTTTCGGTGAGGGTGGGGGAACCTCATTCCTTGAGATTAATAAAGTCGGAGAGGTGTTTAATGAAAATTACCAGTTCCATCTCCCCGAAACTTCGGGGCGGGAGATTGCTAAAGAACGGAAGAATAAGAAAGAAGCATAA
- a CDS encoding DnaJ domain-containing protein, producing MAFIDYYKILGVDRNIPQKDVRAAYRKRAKLFHPDLHPNDPKAKAKFQALNEAYDVISDPEKRAKYDKYGEQWRQADAFQGNDTEGFSGGNPFEGFDFSGYGSGGGGFSSFFQDLFGGGRFRSSGFGAQQQQSSGQMEAKVSIDMYTALLGGEVLIQLSNGQKIKLKVKPETQNGTKVRVRGRGYSRGNGTYGDLIIVYNVKLPTGLSERQKQLLQEMRNS from the coding sequence ATGGCATTTATTGACTATTATAAAATTCTTGGTGTCGACCGGAACATTCCACAGAAGGATGTTAGGGCGGCCTATCGGAAGCGTGCAAAGCTGTTTCATCCCGATTTACACCCAAATGATCCGAAAGCAAAGGCGAAGTTTCAGGCTTTGAATGAGGCCTATGACGTGATTAGTGACCCGGAAAAGCGGGCCAAGTATGACAAATATGGCGAACAGTGGAGGCAGGCTGATGCCTTTCAAGGTAATGATACCGAAGGTTTTAGCGGCGGTAATCCTTTCGAAGGCTTCGACTTCAGTGGCTATGGAAGTGGAGGTGGAGGTTTCTCCAGTTTCTTCCAAGATTTGTTTGGAGGTGGTCGTTTTCGCTCGTCTGGCTTTGGTGCCCAGCAACAACAGAGCAGTGGACAGATGGAAGCAAAGGTCAGCATTGATATGTACACAGCTTTGTTAGGTGGAGAAGTGCTTATACAGCTTAGTAATGGGCAGAAGATAAAACTGAAAGTAAAGCCCGAAACTCAGAATGGAACGAAAGTGCGTGTGCGTGGACGAGGCTACAGCCGAGGCAATGGAACATATGGCGATTTGATAATCGTTTATAATGTGAAGCTGCCTACAGGACTAAGCGAGCGCCAGAAACAGCTGCTTCAGGAAATGAGGAATAGCTAA
- a CDS encoding valine--tRNA ligase, with the protein MELASKYDPQAVESKWYEYWLNNKLFSSKPDGREPYTIVIPPPNVTGVLHMGHMLNNTIQDILVRRARMEGKNACWVPGTDHASIATEAKVVGKLAEKGIKKTDLSREEFLEHAWDWTHEHGGIILKQLRKLGCSCDWDRTAFTMDETRSKGVIKVFCDLYEKGLIYRGVRMVNWDPKAQTALSDEEVIYKDEHSKLYYLKYRVVETDCKQVEEGNVMHKDDKGYYAVVATTRPETIMGDTAMCINPADVKNTWLKGKHVIVPLVGREIPVIEDEYVDIQFGTGCLKVTPAHDINDHALGIKHGLETIDIFNDNGTISKAAGLYVGQDRMDVRKQIAKDLEAAGLMEKIEDYDNKVGFSERTNVPIEPKLSTQWFLKMQHFADLALGPVMSDEIEFYPKKYKNTYRHWLENIKDWCISRQLWWGHRIPAYYFTNTDGKRDFVVAATIEEALAKAKTKNSTLTVNDLEQESDSLDTWFSSWLWPISVFDGVNHPDNKEINYYYPTSDLVTAPDIIFFWVARMIMAGYEYRKTYPFKHVYFTGIVRDKLGRKMSKSLGNSPDPIMLIEKYGADGVRMGMMLSAPAGNDILFDETLCEQGRNFNNKIWNAFRLVKGWQTADIEQPTCNKLAVEWFAAKLKEVNAELQDQFKQYRISEALMTVYKLFWDEFSSWYLEMVKPAYINGEAQPIDQKTYDATIGFFDNLLKMLHPFMPFITEELWQHITDRKEGESIMLATLQMDAPSANEIKLINDIEIVKQIVGGVRTVRNQKNIAPKEQLVLQAIGENKMTDYNSIILKMANLKSIDIATEKSNDASSFMVGTDEYAVPLGDLIDIAAEIEKAEKELQHLEGFLMGIRKKLGNENFVAHAPEAVVARERKKESDSVEKIAALKQTIEELKKK; encoded by the coding sequence ATGGAACTTGCAAGTAAATATGATCCACAAGCAGTAGAGTCAAAATGGTATGAATACTGGCTCAATAACAAATTGTTCAGCAGCAAACCTGATGGGCGCGAGCCCTACACGATAGTTATCCCACCACCAAACGTAACAGGGGTACTTCACATGGGGCACATGCTTAACAATACTATTCAAGATATTCTTGTGCGTCGTGCCCGCATGGAGGGCAAGAATGCCTGTTGGGTGCCGGGAACCGACCATGCCAGTATTGCCACGGAAGCTAAGGTTGTGGGTAAATTGGCTGAAAAAGGAATAAAGAAAACCGATCTCAGCCGTGAAGAGTTCCTTGAACATGCCTGGGATTGGACGCATGAACATGGTGGAATTATTCTGAAACAATTGCGCAAATTAGGTTGTTCATGCGATTGGGATCGCACAGCATTTACAATGGATGAGACCCGAAGCAAAGGGGTTATCAAGGTGTTCTGCGATCTCTATGAAAAGGGACTGATCTATCGTGGCGTGCGTATGGTCAACTGGGATCCCAAAGCACAGACTGCACTTTCTGATGAAGAAGTAATCTATAAGGATGAACATTCCAAACTTTACTATCTGAAATACCGCGTAGTAGAAACCGATTGCAAGCAGGTGGAAGAAGGAAATGTGATGCACAAAGACGACAAAGGATACTATGCTGTCGTTGCAACCACCCGTCCTGAAACTATTATGGGTGACACTGCAATGTGTATTAATCCTGCTGATGTAAAGAATACATGGCTCAAGGGGAAGCATGTCATCGTTCCACTCGTTGGTCGTGAAATTCCAGTTATAGAAGATGAATATGTTGATATTCAGTTTGGTACGGGTTGTTTGAAAGTAACTCCTGCACATGATATCAACGACCATGCACTGGGTATAAAGCATGGATTGGAAACCATCGATATCTTCAATGATAACGGAACTATCAGCAAAGCAGCCGGTCTCTATGTAGGTCAAGACCGAATGGACGTCCGCAAGCAGATAGCCAAGGATTTGGAAGCAGCCGGACTAATGGAAAAGATTGAGGATTATGACAATAAAGTGGGCTTCTCCGAGCGTACCAACGTGCCTATTGAACCAAAACTTTCTACACAATGGTTCCTCAAAATGCAGCACTTTGCAGACCTTGCACTCGGCCCAGTGATGTCTGACGAGATTGAATTCTATCCCAAGAAATACAAAAACACCTATCGCCATTGGCTTGAAAACATCAAGGATTGGTGTATTTCACGCCAATTGTGGTGGGGACATCGCATACCCGCTTACTACTTTACAAATACAGACGGCAAGCGCGACTTTGTTGTTGCTGCCACCATTGAGGAAGCTTTGGCAAAGGCCAAAACCAAGAACTCAACGCTTACAGTCAATGACCTTGAGCAGGAGAGTGACAGCCTTGACACATGGTTCTCTTCATGGTTATGGCCGATTTCTGTTTTTGATGGGGTCAATCATCCCGACAATAAGGAGATAAACTACTATTATCCAACCTCTGATCTCGTAACAGCACCCGACATTATTTTCTTCTGGGTGGCACGCATGATTATGGCTGGCTATGAGTATCGCAAGACCTATCCATTCAAACATGTGTACTTTACGGGCATTGTTCGCGACAAGTTAGGCCGCAAGATGAGCAAGAGTCTCGGCAATTCCCCCGACCCTATCATGCTCATAGAGAAGTATGGTGCAGACGGTGTACGCATGGGTATGATGCTCAGTGCACCTGCAGGCAACGACATTCTCTTTGACGAAACGCTCTGCGAGCAAGGTCGCAATTTCAACAATAAGATTTGGAATGCATTCAGATTGGTAAAGGGTTGGCAGACTGCGGATATCGAACAGCCCACTTGTAACAAGTTGGCAGTAGAATGGTTTGCTGCAAAACTCAAGGAAGTGAATGCTGAATTGCAGGACCAGTTCAAGCAGTATCGCATCTCTGAAGCTTTGATGACTGTCTATAAACTATTCTGGGATGAATTCTCCAGCTGGTATTTGGAGATGGTGAAACCTGCATACATCAATGGCGAGGCACAGCCTATCGACCAAAAGACCTATGATGCAACGATTGGTTTCTTTGACAATCTGCTCAAGATGCTGCATCCGTTCATGCCTTTCATCACAGAAGAATTATGGCAGCACATAACAGACCGTAAGGAAGGCGAAAGCATTATGCTGGCAACCTTGCAGATGGATGCTCCTTCAGCAAATGAGATAAAACTCATCAATGATATTGAAATTGTCAAGCAGATTGTAGGCGGTGTGCGCACCGTTCGCAACCAAAAGAACATTGCTCCCAAGGAACAGCTTGTGCTTCAAGCTATCGGTGAGAACAAGATGACTGATTACAACAGCATCATTCTCAAGATGGCCAATCTCAAGAGCATTGATATTGCAACAGAAAAGAGCAACGATGCAAGCAGTTTCATGGTCGGAACTGATGAATATGCAGTGCCATTGGGTGATCTCATTGACATTGCTGCCGAAATTGAAAAAGCAGAAAAAGAACTACAACATTTAGAGGGTTTCCTCATGGGCATCCGCAAGAAACTCGGCAACGAAAACTTCGTGGCACACGCTCCCGAAGCTGTTGTAGCCCGTGAACGCAAGAAGGAAAGCGACTCTGTGGAAAAGATTGCTGCCTTGAAGCAGACTATCGAAGAGTTGAAGAAAAAATAA
- a CDS encoding clostripain-related cysteine peptidase translates to MILALALSSCHDDIPIYDSYETTTQTLFVYMPWTGSTISSAGNLNYYFDKNIAGMKAYIDNSKGIKGTDIIVFKANSQSQSVIFRMKYNITQQRCEFDTLRTNAGFVSVSEANLESLLNLVTSYSTTGKYSLLIGCHGSGWTPRGSDNTMPRASSRAFGGTEQATQYNISDLRDAIAQSQMKKVRFICFDDCYMANVETAYALKDVTDYLVGSTSEVLADGIPYSEVFGHIIGQPDYGKWIDGFYQHYSSPPLPYGSLSAIRCGKYIEDMATVMKAINQTYTFNTSNLNNVQFLDGYDNHVFFDLSSYIDELGVLPPLRANFDQALKDLVPHKACTPYLYTIYTNPYRPGDAQYSANTYKVSKFCGITISDPTRNSTVYYTKQQTDWWKATH, encoded by the coding sequence ATGATATTGGCATTGGCATTATCCTCATGCCATGATGACATTCCGATTTATGATTCGTATGAAACAACCACGCAAACGCTGTTCGTGTATATGCCGTGGACGGGGTCAACAATTTCTTCAGCAGGCAATTTGAATTATTACTTTGATAAAAATATTGCAGGTATGAAGGCATATATTGATAATTCAAAGGGCATCAAAGGTACTGATATCATTGTTTTCAAAGCTAACAGTCAGAGCCAAAGTGTTATTTTCCGCATGAAATATAACATAACACAGCAACGCTGCGAATTCGATACTCTCAGAACAAATGCCGGTTTTGTGTCAGTATCTGAAGCTAACTTGGAAAGCCTCCTGAACCTTGTCACTTCATACAGCACTACAGGAAAGTACAGTCTGCTGATTGGTTGTCATGGAAGCGGTTGGACTCCACGAGGCAGTGACAATACCATGCCGCGTGCTTCAAGCCGCGCTTTCGGCGGTACAGAGCAGGCTACACAATACAATATCAGCGACCTTCGGGATGCCATTGCACAATCTCAGATGAAAAAGGTGAGATTTATATGTTTTGACGACTGCTATATGGCCAACGTAGAGACCGCTTATGCCTTGAAAGATGTTACCGATTATCTTGTAGGCTCAACAAGCGAAGTGCTGGCAGACGGCATCCCATACAGTGAGGTTTTTGGCCACATCATAGGGCAACCCGACTACGGGAAATGGATTGACGGCTTCTATCAGCATTATTCAAGCCCCCCCCTGCCCTATGGTTCACTCTCTGCCATACGCTGTGGAAAATATATTGAAGACATGGCTACTGTCATGAAAGCGATTAATCAGACTTATACATTCAACACGAGTAATCTGAACAACGTGCAGTTTCTCGACGGATACGACAATCACGTCTTTTTCGACCTAAGTTCTTATATCGACGAACTCGGCGTTCTGCCGCCACTTCGTGCAAACTTTGATCAGGCATTAAAAGATTTGGTTCCTCACAAGGCATGCACCCCTTATCTATATACGATATATACAAACCCTTATCGTCCGGGGGATGCCCAATATTCTGCAAACACGTATAAGGTCAGTAAGTTCTGCGGCATTACGATTAGTGACCCGACAAGAAACTCTACTGTTTACTACACCAAACAGCAAACGGATTGGTGGAAAGCCACGCATTGA